A genomic segment from Desulfonatronum lacustre DSM 10312 encodes:
- a CDS encoding glycosyltransferase family 2 protein, whose amino-acid sequence MSHGIHFLISIITPTFNSSAYLKQTAISVRSQTHQKWEWLITDDFSQDGTWQMIQDLCASDSRIKAVRNDANQGPAFSRNRSMDRAKGHYFAFLDADDVWLPHKLSTHLDFMAFGNLSFSFTAFEVIDRHGKFTGKVVDGKSRSTVNYENMLRKKATMGCSTVIIERDMVGDARMPELRTGQDYAFWLTLLRTGLLATCLPVALTKYRIVPGSLSRNKIGKARRQWQIYRKHEKLGFFKSAICFSSYAWRAVFRR is encoded by the coding sequence ATGTCTCATGGAATTCATTTTCTCATTTCCATCATCACCCCGACATTCAACAGCTCTGCGTATCTCAAACAAACCGCCATCAGCGTCCGCTCTCAGACGCACCAGAAATGGGAATGGCTGATTACGGACGATTTTTCTCAGGACGGCACATGGCAGATGATCCAAGACCTGTGCGCTTCGGACAGCAGAATCAAGGCTGTTCGCAACGACGCGAACCAGGGGCCTGCTTTTTCCCGCAACCGCTCCATGGACAGGGCCAAAGGCCATTATTTTGCCTTTCTCGACGCCGACGACGTCTGGCTTCCACATAAACTCTCAACACACCTGGATTTCATGGCATTTGGAAACCTCTCATTTTCCTTCACTGCGTTCGAAGTCATCGACCGGCACGGAAAATTCACAGGCAAGGTCGTGGACGGCAAATCTCGTTCAACGGTTAATTATGAGAACATGTTGCGCAAAAAGGCAACCATGGGCTGTTCCACGGTGATAATTGAACGGGATATGGTTGGCGATGCCCGCATGCCCGAATTGCGCACAGGGCAGGACTATGCTTTTTGGCTTACACTGTTGCGAACGGGATTATTGGCCACATGCCTTCCAGTGGCGTTAACCAAATATCGAATAGTACCCGGCTCTCTTTCCAGGAATAAAATCGGCAAAGCTCGGCGGCAATGGCAAATCTACCGTAAACATGAAAAACTCGGATTCTTCAAGAGCGCGATCTGCTTTTCATCGTATGCTTGGAGGGCCGTGTTCAGAAGGTAA
- a CDS encoding glycosyltransferase, producing the protein MKIAYITTQFPAPSETFACSDVRVLNRLGVEIAIFTQKPAHRDFEEMVKDRDLKPIPITCCGIKNYILGLFACLRYLNSSIQLICWLVKNEFNKPLQLFKCLALVPASFFILSRIKEFNPSVVHLYWGHYPSIVGYLIRNKSPQIRISLFLGAYDLEMRLGISASLAKIADIIFTHTKANVETIKNLGVGLSRINVVHRGIDIAYLNSFLNEKKTKNNKILTAGRLIREKGFDKVINAFTIVLKRKIDAQLSIVGDGNFRNNLEKLSKSNKIQNYVKFYGHIQQQKLFQIMRNSDFFILLSYKKGERLPNVIKEAMFAKCICITSYTPGIEDLILHGKTGFIVLENEIEQSADIITKLSDSEKKMIGENAKILIEEKFNAEIQMKEYIDLWRH; encoded by the coding sequence ATGAAGATTGCGTATATAACTACTCAATTCCCTGCTCCTTCAGAAACATTTGCCTGCAGCGATGTACGCGTGTTAAATAGACTTGGAGTTGAGATCGCAATTTTCACACAAAAACCGGCACATCGCGATTTTGAAGAAATGGTTAAAGATCGCGACCTTAAACCAATTCCGATCACGTGCTGTGGCATTAAAAATTACATTCTTGGACTATTCGCTTGCTTGCGTTATTTGAATTCATCAATTCAATTGATATGCTGGTTGGTTAAAAATGAATTCAACAAACCTCTCCAATTATTCAAATGTCTTGCGTTGGTACCGGCAAGTTTTTTTATTTTGAGCCGCATCAAAGAGTTCAATCCAAGCGTCGTACATTTATATTGGGGACACTATCCAAGTATAGTTGGCTACCTAATAAGAAATAAATCACCACAAATTAGAATTTCTTTATTTCTTGGAGCATATGACCTTGAAATGAGGCTTGGCATAAGTGCTAGTCTTGCAAAAATTGCAGACATCATTTTCACTCATACCAAAGCAAATGTCGAAACAATAAAGAATCTCGGAGTTGGCTTATCTCGCATAAATGTAGTTCATAGAGGAATTGACATAGCCTATCTAAATAGCTTTTTAAATGAAAAAAAAACTAAAAACAATAAAATACTCACCGCAGGAAGATTAATTCGAGAAAAAGGATTTGATAAAGTCATAAACGCATTCACTATTGTTTTAAAAAGAAAAATAGATGCTCAGCTTTCAATTGTTGGAGACGGTAATTTTAGAAATAATTTAGAAAAATTATCAAAATCAAATAAAATACAAAATTATGTTAAATTTTATGGCCATATACAACAGCAAAAATTATTTCAAATAATGCGAAACTCTGATTTTTTTATTTTATTGTCATATAAAAAAGGTGAAAGACTTCCCAACGTTATTAAGGAAGCAATGTTTGCAAAATGCATATGCATTACCTCTTATACTCCAGGAATTGAGGATCTTATTTTACATGGAAAAACAGGATTTATTGTTTTAGAAAATGAAATAGAACAATCCGCTGATATAATAACCAAACTATCCGATTCTGAAAAAAAAATGATTGGTGAAAACGCTAAGATATTGATAGAGGAAAAATTTAATGCAGAAATACAAATGAAAGAATATATTGACCTGTGGAGACATTAG
- a CDS encoding glycosyltransferase, with protein sequence MPPLLSKRVALYLPMLSGGGAERVMVTLANAFTNRGIGTDFVLSKAEGPYLKNISPKVRIIHLNTSRMLTSVLPLAKYIQKEQPQAMLTALRHANVIAILATKLANFPLRLVISERSPLISTRAYAKGFRTRVMPFLMRLFYPKAYKVVAVSQGVADDLVLLTGLPRERIQVIYNPIDAPRIEVLGKSPPEHPWFAPNQPPVVLGVGRLTPLKSFKTLINAFSKLRDRRSVRLVILGEGELRNELQLLIENLGLTNEIALPGFVDNPYAWMRAAKLFVLTSIWEGLPCALIEAMACGTSVVSTDCPYGPSEVLENERWGRLVPVGDTIALAEAMDSALNDPNPPDVRKRAADFSVNNAVVEYMKALDIN encoded by the coding sequence ATGCCTCCACTCCTCTCAAAACGAGTTGCCTTGTATCTCCCTATGCTTAGCGGCGGTGGAGCGGAACGAGTAATGGTCACACTGGCCAATGCCTTTACTAATCGCGGCATTGGTACAGACTTTGTACTTTCAAAAGCCGAAGGACCATATTTGAAAAATATATCACCAAAAGTACGCATCATCCACCTAAATACTTCTCGTATGTTGACAAGCGTATTGCCACTTGCAAAGTACATTCAAAAAGAACAACCACAGGCCATGCTAACTGCATTGCGCCATGCTAATGTGATTGCAATTCTAGCTACAAAATTGGCCAATTTCCCGCTACGACTCGTTATTTCTGAACGTAGTCCACTAATTTCAACTCGAGCATATGCGAAAGGCTTCAGAACAAGGGTCATGCCATTTCTCATGCGCTTATTTTACCCCAAAGCATATAAGGTTGTGGCTGTTTCACAAGGAGTGGCGGATGACCTTGTACTGCTTACCGGTTTGCCTCGCGAACGAATTCAGGTGATCTACAACCCAATTGATGCCCCTCGAATTGAAGTTCTCGGAAAATCTCCCCCCGAGCACCCATGGTTTGCTCCAAATCAACCTCCCGTCGTCCTTGGGGTTGGAAGATTGACGCCTCTAAAAAGTTTCAAAACACTCATTAACGCATTTTCTAAACTTCGAGATCGACGCTCTGTGCGCTTGGTGATTCTGGGCGAAGGCGAACTTCGGAATGAATTACAGTTGTTAATCGAAAACTTGGGGCTTACAAACGAAATCGCCCTGCCAGGATTTGTTGACAATCCTTACGCTTGGATGCGAGCAGCAAAACTTTTTGTTCTTACCTCTATATGGGAAGGCTTACCTTGCGCTTTGATTGAAGCTATGGCCTGTGGCACATCTGTAGTTAGCACGGACTGCCCTTATGGGCCTTCTGAGGTACTTGAAAATGAACGATGGGGCCGGCTTGTTCCTGTTGGAGATACAATTGCGCTTGCAGAGGCAATGGATTCGGCACTCAACGATCCCAATCCACCTGATGTAAGGAAACGTGCTGCTGATTTTTCTGTTAATAATGCTGTTGTAGAGTATATGAAAGCACTTGATATAAATTAA
- a CDS encoding glycosyltransferase family 4 protein: MKIVYISSSTIPSRAANSIHVMKMCQAFAKNGHEVVLIAPDKKDALESGVEDVYKFYGVDKCFEIINLPWLPIRGRGHIYGFLAGLKARLLKPDVVYCRNAPGCFFAAKLGLPVIFESHAPLGDSGTISNWMFRRILESSKLKKMVVITHALKKYYLDNYSCDGNEIQVAPDGADPVPEGIEPFDLPNKGARLQVGYVGHLYKGRGVDIIIDMAKNCDWANFHLVGGTETDIKYWMIKTKGHDNILFRGFVAPAEGERLRISFDVLLAPYQSDVSISGGGNTVNWMSPLKLFEYMAAQKPIICSDLPVLREVFAHEKNALLCPPDDVNEWVKALERLRQDKILAVQLGQTAHDEFVRNYTWQARVEKLEY, encoded by the coding sequence ATGAAAATAGTCTACATATCTTCATCCACCATCCCATCCCGTGCAGCCAACAGCATCCACGTGATGAAGATGTGTCAGGCGTTCGCCAAAAACGGGCATGAGGTGGTGCTGATTGCGCCGGATAAAAAGGATGCACTGGAATCGGGTGTGGAGGATGTTTATAAGTTTTATGGGGTGGACAAGTGCTTTGAGATCATCAACTTGCCCTGGCTGCCCATCAGAGGCCGAGGGCATATATATGGTTTTTTGGCTGGATTAAAGGCTAGGTTATTAAAACCAGATGTTGTGTACTGTCGGAATGCTCCCGGGTGTTTTTTTGCTGCCAAGCTTGGTCTGCCGGTCATTTTCGAGTCCCACGCTCCGCTGGGAGACAGCGGAACAATCAGTAATTGGATGTTTCGTCGGATTCTAGAGTCATCCAAGCTGAAGAAGATGGTGGTCATAACCCATGCCCTGAAAAAATATTATCTAGATAATTACTCTTGTGATGGTAATGAGATCCAGGTCGCCCCGGACGGTGCAGATCCTGTGCCGGAAGGAATTGAACCCTTTGACCTGCCCAACAAGGGTGCGCGATTGCAGGTGGGGTATGTGGGGCATTTGTATAAGGGTAGAGGTGTGGATATCATCATTGATATGGCCAAGAACTGTGACTGGGCCAATTTTCATTTAGTTGGTGGAACTGAGACGGATATCAAATACTGGATGATTAAGACAAAGGGTCACGACAATATATTATTCCGCGGCTTCGTTGCGCCAGCTGAAGGAGAAAGGTTGCGCATTAGCTTTGATGTTCTACTTGCGCCCTACCAATCTGATGTTTCCATATCAGGTGGCGGTAACACAGTTAATTGGATGTCACCTTTAAAGCTATTTGAATACATGGCAGCCCAGAAACCCATCATCTGCTCTGACCTGCCCGTGCTCAGAGAAGTTTTTGCACATGAAAAAAATGCACTTTTATGTCCGCCGGATGATGTAAATGAGTGGGTAAAAGCCCTGGAAAGGTTGAGGCAGGACAAAATACTTGCCGTACAACTGGGACAAACCGCTCATGATGAGTTTGTAAGGAATTATACCTGGCAGGCCAGGGTTGAAAAATTGGAGTATTGA
- a CDS encoding class I SAM-dependent DNA methyltransferase yields the protein MSNSNKFELQDNLYQFPYHYIPHFETDGTPSLMRKLNWGFDYLCYQKHLQEKVVAMHPQSVLEVGCGDGYFISGLPSSIPVRVGVDLSSKSIAFARAFHPDCTFFAQDFNAIKDTFDIVAAIEVIEHIQENELPVFFNSLCHRTNNSGTIIISVPTTNIPLNKKHYRHYTIDLLKNQLADSQAGLSIKEYEYIFRKPWWYNIFRRFFNNKVFSLEFKPFMRFAWRDVWRNYRIADEGTGFHLVAVLTNKKIL from the coding sequence ATGAGCAATAGTAATAAATTCGAACTTCAGGATAATCTTTACCAATTCCCTTACCACTATATCCCGCACTTTGAAACAGACGGGACTCCTTCTCTAATGCGCAAGCTGAACTGGGGCTTTGATTATCTTTGCTACCAGAAGCATCTACAGGAGAAGGTTGTTGCCATGCACCCGCAATCGGTTCTGGAAGTCGGCTGCGGGGATGGTTACTTTATCAGCGGGCTTCCTTCCTCTATCCCTGTCAGGGTTGGTGTTGATCTGTCATCGAAATCTATTGCTTTTGCCAGAGCTTTTCATCCTGATTGCACTTTTTTTGCCCAGGATTTTAATGCTATAAAAGACACTTTTGACATTGTCGCAGCCATAGAAGTGATAGAGCATATCCAGGAAAATGAATTACCTGTTTTTTTTAACTCACTTTGTCATCGTACCAATAACAGCGGCACAATCATAATTTCAGTCCCTACTACAAATATCCCCTTGAACAAGAAGCATTACAGGCATTATACAATTGATTTGCTGAAAAATCAGCTCGCAGATAGCCAAGCAGGGCTGAGCATAAAAGAATACGAATATATTTTTCGCAAACCTTGGTGGTACAATATTTTTAGACGTTTTTTCAATAACAAGGTATTTTCACTGGAATTCAAACCATTCATGCGGTTTGCATGGCGAGATGTTTGGCGAAACTACCGGATCGCAGATGAGGGCACAGGATTTCATTTGGTAGCTGTTTTGACAAATAAAAAAATCTTGTAA